The Cydia strobilella chromosome 26, ilCydStro3.1, whole genome shotgun sequence sequence ttgtactttttttaattgacGATTTCGTTCTGGCGTCTCTCGGCTTGGTCATGGTAGGTACGACAGTAGGTATGATTTCTATTTATGTCTATGTTTACAGGTAATGTCATTAAAGTTGAAAGTAATGATCATTATTTTCAACTTTAATAGTATGTGATATTGTTTTGAAATATGATTGAGTTATTACTATCATTATTCTCAATTGTAATTAAATTGATGTCATTATTTCttactttaatatttaatattattttcaacttGTGTTGAAAGTAATGATTTATTATATTCAACTGAAAGGTAAACTGactgttgttattgttttaagTGTTATTATTTTCACAGTGAATttcttttcaaaattactgAAAAATCTACAGTAGCAGTGAAAATACAATGTTACATGGACTGTTCTTCTTCACACAAATTCaatatattcaaaattataataactattATCTTTTGTACGAATTACAGTCCACGTAAATAATAACACTATTTTATGACTGATTTGTGACGGCTAGACGTTAACTTTCATacattatttgtatgaaaacatcGTTTTTCCAACACCAGTATGGTTAATTTGACCTTGTctatctaaattctaaactacTAACTGACTGACAACCCACATATAAGTTGTATTTTGGACACTTTTTGGTGTGGTGGGTGGCACTaagatgtgaaaaataaaaaaataaaactatttcagCCCATATTTTAAGGTTTGTGATTCTCATGGTTCCACGTGTGTTTTAAATTCTGCGGATTCTAAAAAAGCCTCACGACGATATGGGAAAAAGCAAGACAAGTTAGTATTAAGACGTTTAAAGTAACGCAAAACGTATAGGTGGCGGCGACATACTGTGGCAAGGAACTTACATTAGAACTGGACGTTCCGAGGATAGGTAAAACATGACCTTGAATTACGCCACTCATCTCTTTTTGCAGGATGATGAAAGAAAGGACGCTTACCACGAGGAATTCCGTACAGGGTCAATGTACGATATGCCTCATGGTAAGCGTTATTAGTATTCCTTTATGCTCTTGAAATTCGGACAAGGTCAAATACCGTTGGGCCGTCACGATCAGTCTTCAAAGGCCCGTCTAACCCGACTAATAACACCCACAGCGGCGTACAAACACGCGGACGGCAAGAAGATCGACGGCAAACGGGTGCTGGTCGACGTGGAGCGAGCGCGGACCGTCAAGGGCTGGCTGCCGAGGAGGCTCGGTGAGTTACCACAACTACATGTAGCACCAGAGTCAAGGGCTGGCTGCCAAGGAGGCTCGATGAGTTATCACTACTACATGTAGCACCATAGTCAAGGGCTGGCTGCCGAGGAGGCTCGGTGAATTACCACTACTACATGTAGCACCAGAGTCAAGGGCTGGCTGCCGAGGAGGCTCGGTGAGTTACCACTACTACATGTAGCACCATAGTCAAGGGCTGGCTGCCGAGGAGGCTCGATGAGTTATCACTACTACATGTAGCACCATAGTCAAGGGCTGGCTGCCGAGGAGGCTCGGTGAGTTATCACTGCTACATGTAGCACCATAGTCAAGGGCTGGCTGCCGAGGAGGCTCGGTGAATTACCACTACTACATGTAGCACCAGAGTCAAGGGCTGGCTGCCGAGGAGGCTCGGTGAGTTACCACTACTACATGTAGCACCATAGTCAAGGGCTGGCTGCCGAGGAGGCTCGATGAGTTATCACTACTACATGTAGCACCATAGTCAAGGGCTGGCTGCCGAGGAGGCTCGGTGAATTACCACTACTACATGTAGCACCAGAGTCAAGGGCTGGCTGCCGAGGAGGCTCGGTGAGTTATCACTACTACATGTAGCACCATAGTCAAGGGCTGGCTGGCTGCCAAGGAGGCTCGTCAGTTTTCAACAATTTCGGTGTCAAATAAGAGTACAGCCCTGTGCCCACCTAATAACAAGCGGCCACCAACATACCCATGGTTTCAAGTTCATGCTCATATTTAGAATATACTCAACCCTGTGGTTCAGGGCCACGCGGCAGGGTCGCCTTGTGAAGTGATGGCGTTAAAGGAAATAGGAAAATTCTTAGAAGTTCTTGTCTAATGTTGACATTCAATTGCTCAAGTTGTTATTGAATCCCATCGGAAACCCAGAGCTAAGTTGCTTACTATTAAGCCCCCAGAGACCCCACACTGGTGTCTTTTGAGCGCCgacgtctagtcagcgctatggataatggtgtcgctgcgcagttgcgccaacgttgcgtcaagcagcagccatagagttgactagacgcagTGGCTCGGGAGACGCTGGTGTGGGGTAGCCCTAAACCGGCAGGAttcgaatgagggctaacgcgtatgaattcgccgctaggggcgctagtgtagatggtggtctttgcaaagttcgaaatgtcacttgtcacttcaatgactgatagctgttctttagtcttttggaccaccatcaacagaggcgccaactggtgagcaaaaaaacgatagccctcattccatGGACGCCTTACCACTAGAATATAATAAGTGGGCGGTCTTACCCTTTTAACGCTACGGTTATCTTGCGCGGCGCGTCATAGTGATCGTTATCAGAATGCACGAAAGTTGGTATTGGTCTGTAGCCGCGCGCCTCATTAGACGTCTTAGGCGGTCAAAGGGTAATTTTCTAACTTACCTGGTTTTTTGTTTCTCAGGTGGCGGACTGGGCGGAACCCGGCGAGGTGGTGCCGACGTGAACATCAAGCACTCGGGCCGCGAGGACAACGAGCGTGAAAGAGAACGCTACAGCCGCGAGCAGAGAGAGAGGGACGAGCCGCGTAAGTACATATACTAGAGTCGGAACAAGCTAAGTCTCCATGGCATTTGCATTAACAAAGTGTAGCGATGTCAtcattcatgtcaaatttctatgaagaTATTTATATAAGTTAGCTTAAACAGATTGTACATAACATATACTGGTTTGACGTTATACTTGTATGGACGCTAACGTTCACGAGGCTTCATTATACCTTTTCCTTAATCATATTCGACGCGCAAGTGAGCAACAATTCGGTCATAACCAAGATTTTTCGGGCGATAACTACCTGATTAAGGGGAATGTATAATGAAGAACGTCAGCTGATGTTCCGTTTGCGTGTTGAGACACGGTAGCCGTATCTTTTCacccataaataaaataaataaaaataaaacaatgaatgTTTCGTGTTGAAAACTGAAAACGATTTCcatgaaagaagaaagaaagaagaaagaaaatacatttatttgacgccacaacatagtacataaaaaaaagaaaagcatgcagacaaaaaaacatttggacgccaaaaaggatccccactcagcatagtgccgcggcaaaccgtggcgctggttttctgtggggacctggcttaatctaaaaaataatggcgacacgtacgccaacgacacacaaataaaatttacattgacataaaaatacaaacattattaaacagaaaattaagacaaacaaaatattaataaccgccttttttaaatatatttataacgaaagttacagaaaaaaccaacaccagaacgaactaaacttaagactaaaactaaaacaaagactaaaactaaaacaaatcatcAAATTGATGCTATTGAAAAATGAATGCTATTGCTTGTATCCAGGTGGTGGGCGCCGGCGCAGCCGCTCGCGTTCACCGCGCCGGCGCAGCACGTCCCGCTCTCGCCGCCGCGAGAAGGAACGAGACAGACCGAGGGACGAAGAGCCGGCTGAGAAGTACCTAACCATCTTTTTATCATGTCAACCGAACGCGTGCGctttgtaatatacagatccttatgagagacggcacacagcttgcgtgacgtgtgcgaCGTGCGTGCACGGCTCCAACATTTTAGCGCACGGCACACGCAGCAGGTCTGCTCTGGCCTTTAGATTCGTGAAGTATCAATATTGATACTGAAACAAGACAAGTGCTAACGAAGTTCTCTTGAAATTGTAAGGATGATATACATTTTTCATTGTAAGTGAATTTGGAACGGGAGACCTTTTTATTGACCTCTGGGTGCCTAGAAGTTAAAGATACCAAAGTGACAGTTCTATTAGTTAGTTTGGTTGGTATTaggtaaatttagtttttataaaaatccAAATTTAGTGTAGCCCTCATGTTTCGGAacttttcattttgtgtaaCATGTAACATAACCGATGTCGTCACACagccgccgccggcgccgctcTCGCTCCCGCTCTCGCCGGCGCGACAAGGACAAGGAGAAGCACCGCGACCGCGACGCGCGCGCAGACCGCGACCGCGACCGAGACCGCAAGCGGCCGCGCAGGGATAAGGACAAGGTAACACTACAGTCTGTCTCTGTCACTCCCGCCGGCGCGACAAGGACAAGGAGAAGCACCGCGACCGAGACCGCAAGCGGCCGCGCAGGGATAAGGACAAGGTAACACTACAGTCTGTCTCTGTCACTCCCGCCGGCGCGACAAGGACAAGGAGAAGCACCGAGACCGCAAGCGGCCGCGCAGGGATAAGGACAAGGTAACACTACAGTCTGTCTCTGTCACTCCCGCCGGCGCGACAAGGACAAGGAGAAGCACCGCGACCGAGACCGCAAGCGGCCGCGCAGGGATAAGGACAAGGTAACACTACAGTCTGTCTCTGTCACTCCCGCCGGCGCGACAAGGACAAGGAGAAGCACCGCGACCGCGACGCGCGCGCAGACCGCGACCGCGACCGAGACCGCAAGCGGCCGCGCAGGGATAAGGACAAGGTAACACTACAGTCTGTCTCTGTCACTCCCGCCGGCGCGACAAGGACAAGGAGAAGCACCGCGACCGCGACGCGCGCGCAGACCGCGACCGCGACCGCGACCGAGACCGCAAGCGGCCGCGCAGGGATAAGGACAAGGTAACACTACAGTCTGTCTCTGTCACTCCCGCCGGCGCGACAAGGACAAGGAGAAGCACCGCGACCGCGACCGAGACCGCAAGTGGCCGCGCAGGGATAAGGACAAGGTAACACTACAGTCTGTCTCTGTCACTCCCGCCGGCGCGACCAGGACAAGGAGAAGCAGCGAGACCGAGACCACAATCGACAGCGCAGGGATAAGGATAAGGTAATGTCACAGGCCGGACACAGTACCGTATTAAGACATTTTGACgccttataatatttttcatactCTATGGGTAGggtgacaggtgtcatctccatataatttattaatgtattaatttatttcaggacCGCGATCGCAAGGAGCCCAAGCTGCGGGTCGACGAAATCAAGGTCAAACAGGAACCGCATACCGGTGAGTACATTTACTGTATACTGTATAtgttatatacttacttactctgttggctcagcgacccaaaatgagttgGCCTCcgaccatgaatctagtataactggatcggtcatgaggagtgggggaaaatgaccgaacgggatagtcttatgtatctttcagtaggagtagcagagaaagcgctgttattgtttgtccttgtcatagtttcacttttccaccgctgccacaaccgaggttgtggcaaacaaataagtacgtgacatgtcatgtttgttcgttgcttgtttaattatcgttgttttgtatgaaattgtgctttctcttatgaaatatagtgatggtttgcgttttgaatgcttgaactttgataaaataatggtgaattgttctgtaatcggctgtaatagccgctctgagcaaaaatatgagatcataacctttcacacgtaagtacggtattttacaccttccccttaacgcaatatgtgagaataacatcgtaaaattacgttacactcaaagcaatgtagaatcaaacgatttcaattaaaatatcacaattatttacgcaaattaacaaaacattatttgtaaaattatccgcccaaattacgtaggtaggtaggagtctgaggtcagccatttttaaacttcttcttaatttagctgcataacaatcatgttagggataccagatgaaaatatcataattttatgggtaattttgacctcgaagttttttcgtacttctaattccaaaaaataaataaacaaatgttgtgaagattaaatgtggtgtacattaattggtgtgattgcgatttgtgatttctttaaattaaaacccataatacattttattttacgttttatttactaaacatgtttagttttgtaccacctgcgcgaattataggaggtatttcattgtttatatgcctaaaaagaacggcccattgacattttatttaacaattttttaataccgtcaaacaagctaactttgcctccagggtaatcgccccaacgtgatatcaaatattggggtaatttttaccaatatggtatccccacgtttatgacgtcatctatgtctatcccttacgggcgcacgcgtatagctggtctatatAATGCTAGGTCCatgcctccgacacaagacagcgccacttttctcgatcctgtgcgacctctcgccaattggtgactcgaagttcgcgcagatccgcctccaccatgtcgcaccagcgatacctggggcgtccgataggacgtcttcttgctgggcggcccaggtatgctcttttcacgttccgatcctcatccattctctTAAGATGGCGcaaccaacggagtctgtgagctttagtctcTCCCATGATGTTAGGTTCAGCCACTAGGTCTTCAATCTCATGGTTCCTAAGGACTGTCCAGCTTCCATCCGGTATATGTTATACTGCGAAAAAAATGTTGGCTCTCCCGTAGAAAACGTCgaccaggccccgtagacaacatgccaatcgctaacacTCCGTAGCgagtagcgaacgaaacgcaactgtcactgtcacactaatatggaagagtgttAGACACAAAGTGATttgatggcgaagcgatagcgattgtcacggctaggccgcctgatctaccaaaatgtatgaaacagccaaatttttcgtgatttcgatGTTGGTTGGGTAAAGTTACTCAGTATGGCTAAGAgttgcaaaaataaaaacactgtATAGAAGTCTCGGTTAATCTTtagttatttacttatttactagcgacccgccccgcgGCCAAGCGGCacaggtgcaatgctgatgtattatacatataaaccttcctcttgaataactattaaaaaaactgcatcaaaatccgttgcgtagttttaaagatctaagcatacatagggacagacagacagcaggaagcgaccttgttttatattttgtactaTTTAGTGACTTATCGGACCACTTTCGTGTAAAAATCCCCCGAATCATTTGGTTTGTaatcatactcatttattaataatattattacatactagcttttgcccgcgacttcgtctgcgtggaattagtaatttgggtaccttaattcttaaacaaatctgctttttaatacatccttttttcacccccaaattggtccacactatacatttccaccccattttttacacccttaagggatgatttccgggataaaatattctatatcctttcccacagctcaaactatccccataccaagtttcatctaaatcggttcagcggttattgattccccatacaagtttccaccccccttttcacccccttgaggggcgagttctgggataaaaagtatcctatgtccttccccgggactcaaactatctgtataccaaatttcaactaaatcggttcagcggtttaagcgtgaagaggtaacacacagacagacagacagactttcgcatttataatattagtatggattacacgtcaaaaatgtaattacatgagacagattacattattttacagttttgagtagtgtaggtacaaatatgtcaattaattttacaattgtgagctttatcatattatttagtattttattttattttgttgataAGAATGTTAACATGACATTATagttgaaccaatgcgtcacgaaacttaaaactaacagcaataataatacataaaacagcaacaattataacaacaataatagcacattacattagtatagacagacagacaaattatattggaacagttgagcacctagcatccatcgcctcacagaatctcaggcattcattatacactgccgtccatcgccacgcaaatagGTCGCACTCGGGCGTTGATGCCAGGAGCGTattgttacattaaattattttttggatGTCAATTAATATATTGTAGAAGTCATTCAGACTGTAAAAGGCATGGGAGAGGAGCCATTTCTTTAATTCACGCGCAAATGAGTTGGACGATTCTATCTTGGTGATGACTTTTGGCAATTTGTTAAAAACTTTGGGGCCCAGAACCTGCATGGTCTTGGAGGACTTAGTCAGTCGCTAACTTGCGGGAATCTCATagacgtattttttattttcagattATCCCGAATTCACGTTGCCAGCCATGGACGTTCAGATCAAACAGGAGCCAGCCGACGAGGACGAAAACAAATACAACCCGGAGGAGGCCAACGGGGACGATTACAACTATTAAACAGTCGGGctatttacacatttttttgtatagtttttctCTCAAAACTCACTTTTTTTGGGTGTCTTAGAATTGGGGACAAGGAGAATAgtaaacgtagtcctcattttcctctctggttattaaagcctgaccaggaatatatgatcacgcaccatgttgcggaatttcactggaactaatttttacaTACTATATGAACTAttaccctatacatgaaaacatcatgagaatgaacagcgcccccttgacaatgatcatatattactggtcaggctttaacattatagaaagtatttttacacaattattgaaattattgATTTTACTGAAATTGAAATTTGATGTATGTTGAACCTTAACTACGCCTCTTCGTTTGGTTTTTTTCgattttaagattattataagagttaggagcaaaaaacaaattcaatacaaatttttaaatgctcctaagttttataataattaaaaattcgaaaaaatccaacgaaggggcatagcttgTGGTTGACATACATCAAATTTtgtctaaatattttcaattttgttaataataataacttaacgTCCACCTGCCATAAcagtgttttaacattgttatggcaggtgtccggagttctttacaatagcccagtctcattgtccacccaaacttcaatccatagaccggtatactgttcactttctgcaatagtcccaatgcctgctgcgaccggttcatgggtgtctattgttgcgcctgtgaacgggttccagcaggcgttctacatgacattaaagctctccaaggggcctctacgtgttggatctatatccccacgcaagcctatcaaaagaccgggatttataggcccgtgatatcgaaggagatacaaataacttaatatccagagaggaaaatgaaaTGAAGATTACGTTTTTATGAAGAGGCGGTATCGGGgtggtcctccactttcgttttaacgctaagtaaataaaaaaaaccggccaagtgcgagtcggactcgcgcaccgagggttccgtacttttttagtatttgttgttatagcggcaacagaaatacatcatctgtgaaaatttcaactgtcttagctatcacggttcatgagatacagcctgatgacagacagacggacagaggagtcttagtaatggggtcccgtttttaccctttgggtacggaaccctaaacagtaTCGGAATTACAGATGTGAATAATCAGAGTCACGTCATTTCGATTTAAGATTCGATAATAGGGAAATAGAAATATACTTAGTCCATATTGTAAAGTATAATTTCGAGCACTTTATTGTTTGAAAGTGCTAACGATTAGGAAATCCAAAACTAGTGCTCGTAAGTtctgagaaaagtttttataaaaaaaatggaaatacCCAATAAAGTCGTATTTTAAGTAGCGTGCGTGTTTTGCTACATTTTCTTGGACACTATTTTGAAgatttgtgacgtttttaagtaaacgtagtcctcattttcctctctggttattaaagcctgaccaggaatatatgatcacgcaccATGTTACCACCACACCACCACACACCACACCACCACATTAtagcttaccataaggacgaaatttgcttgtatctttataccaaTAACAtgccagagcgtccttatggtaagcgacaatgtggtaccttttgcttgaagacgacacattttttgttatttccGTTTATTTGGTAAAGGTTTTACATTtctagcaaagaggatataataagatagagcggtactgtcatagtaaattttgtaatcactgtaaattcactgccatctatcgacatactttaaaactaaaaaatgaatatttataaaaatacgttaaaatgtatttaaatatggataaatgattttttttatttgcattaattatttttatatgattttgacccattttctttcactgatatgccttaaaattataaataacaaa is a genomic window containing:
- the LOC134753282 gene encoding U1 small nuclear ribonucleoprotein 70 kDa → MTQFLPPNLLALFAARDPIPYLPPAAKLPHEKKQKGYDGVGAFLNIFEHPSETPPPTRVETREERAERRRRERAEQTAYKLEQEIALWDPVANARATADPFKTLFVARINYDTSESKLRREFEGYGAIKKIYMVYNKEDGKPRGYAFIEYEHERDMHSAYKHADGKKIDGKRVLVDVERARTVKGWLPRRLGGGLGGTRRGGADVNIKHSGREDNERERERYSREQRERDEPRGGRRRSRSRSPRRRSTSRSRRREKERDRPRDEEPAENRRRRRSRSRSRRRDKDKEKHRDRDARADRDRDRDRKRPRRDKDKEKHRDRDARADRDRDRDRDRKRPRRDKDKDRDRKEPKLRVDEIKVKQEPHTDYPEFTLPAMDVQIKQEPADEDENKYNPEEANGDDYNY